One window from the genome of Asterias amurensis chromosome 12, ASM3211899v1 encodes:
- the LOC139945608 gene encoding X-ray radiation resistance-associated protein 1-like, whose product MAMPAGVKLDDGKGGFFTNCFPARNGFRQSEDAGAWLVAQKAEQRRHFKAVLCAKPKTYAQIKHERKEKEKEERRKKNPPSTLDDFRADNSTSGMLDGFFLIKHCCVDDPTDVCSINITDKELTDVKEEDFQLFDNVAYINAGENLLPFEAFTNFPIVRELEMPLNALRGIRVEFDDFPCLEVLDLSYNNLSKDDILTLGILPKLKVLFLTGNQLRSLPPELAKPIKTTLLDSKETSVARFPSLELLSLDDNHLTDLATFASLAGLKRLKRLNLEKNEIHCVPHLRALSGKHIAVESEIPSRTSTPGRRSRRKESKSRSSSRSGMASPGVTPVEPADGSNTPDALQQYLTEIKEESREGSLNDDTPSQDLPPPFPELEHLSLAFNRIEDEESLLAVAAWPMLKELIIHDNPLTTNSSGDPPLLKRYLRDRLGISMIRKKPDKQPKPVIQVPTKPHRKVAEVVPPIPKKPLQLMLESAPAARAALPPSTMQPTAPRTIGTSQHPVSEPLPPIPGTPVDRPKTDPLHNRRRHEEGPEEEKMSRTKSWTEENFKRPTPPGDQKEAAQEADEPVFLTQVDDQTEEPIGTDQVPPSSDDAPAKQKQTKKERRKKERVDSAAYSISVPDKFKGYEIFYDTPDDPDFEPVVTDIQGNLRSLRLALKQSTLYQNQVDLERPQKPFEPYQRSTLQPRPPHKNKAEKLEDILESMKKRLVIDEINLGKILEDKTKLKKEYPEVVKLLQEIQTKYSTVRATSMHSKESQQEAVSETLKAMQSISDRFKEQESTHGGTRSKSSRATTRVKSASVIKS is encoded by the exons ATGGCGATGCCTGCTGGTGTGAAACTTGATGACGGAAAAGGAGGATTTTTTACGAATTGCTTCCCTGCAAGGAATGGTTTCAGGCAGTCTGAGGATG CTGGAGCCTGGCTGGTGGCCCAAAAGGCAGAGCAGCGTCGCCACTTTAAGGCTGTCCTGTGTGCGAAACCCAAGACCTATGCACAGATTAAACATGAGCgtaaagaaaaggaaaaagaagaaaGGAGAAAGAAAAATCCGCCATCGACACTGGACGATTTCAGAGCCGACAACTCTACTTCAGGAATGCTGGACGGCTTCTTCCTG ATAAAGCACTGTTGTGTCGACGACCCCACCGATGTGTGCTCGATCAACATCACCGACAAAGAGCTCACGGATGTGAAGGAGGAAGACTTCCAGTTGTTCGATAATGTTGCGTACATTAATGCTGGGGAAAACCTTTTACCATTTG AGGCATTTACCAATTTTCCAATAGTTCGAGAGTTGGAGATGCCATTAAATGCACTACGAGGAATAAGAGTGGAGTTTGACGATTTTCCTTGTTTAGAA gttCTTGATCTTTCCTACAACAACCTTTCCAAAGATGATATTTTAACGCTGGGTATCCTCCCCAAACTGAAAGTGCTCTTCCTCACCGGTAACCAGCTGCGATCTCTCCCACCCGAACTAGCCAAGCCTATCAAGACTACACTGCT TGATTCCAAAGAAACTTCCGTTGCCCGCTTCCCAAGCCTGGAGCTTCTGTCCCTAGATGACAACCACCTGACCGATCTTGCCACCTTCGCCAGCCTGGCGGGACTGAAGAGACTCAAACGTCTCAACCTGGAGAAGAACGAGATCCACTGCGTACCTCACCTCAGGGCCCTAAGCGGGAAACACATCGCTGTGGAGAGTGAAATTCCGTCCAGAACCTCTACGCCAGGACGCCGGTCCAGGAGGAAGGAATCCAAGAGTCGCAGTAGTAGCAGGAGTGGGATGGCATCACCTGGGGTGACGCCAGTTGAGCCTGCCG ATGGTAGCAACACACCTGATGCCTTACAGCAATATCTGACGGAGATTAAGGAGGAATCCAGAGAGGGTAGCTTGAACGACGACACCCCCTCACAAGATCTACCGCCTCCATTTCCTGAATTGGAACACCTCAGCCTAGCCTTCAATAGG ATCGAAGACGAGGAATCCCTCTTAGCGGTTGCCGCCTGGCCGATGCTGAAAGAGCTGATCATTCATGACAATCCCCTGACCACCAACAGCAGCGGAGACCCACCCTTACTCAAGAGGTACCTCAGAGACAGGCTTGGCATCAGTATGATCAGAAAGAAACCTGACAAGCAGCCCAAGCCTGTTATACAGGTCCCTACGAAACCACACAGGAAG gttGCTGAAGTTGTACCCCCAATCCCAAAGAAGCCACTTCAGTTAATGCTTGAATCAGCACCAGCTGCAAGAGCAGCCCTCCCACCCTCGACCATGCAACCCACCGCTCCGCGCACCATTGGTACGTCCCAACATCCTGTCTCTGAACCACTCCCACCAATCCCAGGGACCCCAGTGGACAGACCAAAGACCGATCCACTTCATAATAGGAGGCGACATGAGGAGGGGCCAGAGGAGGAGAAGATGTCAAGGACAAAGTCTTGGACGGAAGAGAACTTCAAGAGGCCCACTCCCCCTGGTGATCAGAAGGAAGCAGCTCAAGAAGCCGACGAGCCAGTCTTCCTTACGCAG GTGGACGATCAAACTGAAGAGCCAATAGGTACCGACCAAGTTCCGCCCTCCTCAGACGACGCCCCTGCTAAACAAAAACAGACTAAGAAAGAACGGCGGAAGAAGGAGCGGGTAGACAGTGCTGCATACTCCATCTCTGTACCCGATAAGTTCAAAGGTTACGAGATTTTCTACGACACTCCGGATGATCCGGATTTTGAACCAGTTGTTACAG ATATCCAAGGGAACCTGCGCTCACTGCGGCTCGCTTTGAAGCAATCTACTCTGTATCAGAACCAGGTGGATCTAGAACGACCTCAGAAACCATTTGAACCGTATCAGAGA AGCACACTTCAACCCAGACCACCGCATAAAAACAAAGCTGAGAAGCTGGAAGACATCTTGGAGTCGATGAAGAAAAGATTGGTCATCGATGAGATCAACTTGGGCAAGATCTTAGAAGACAAGACGAAACTCAAGAAGGAGTACCCGGAGGTTGTCAAACTACTCCAGGAG ATTCAAACCAAGTACAGCACTGTCCGAGCCACCTCGATGCACAGCAAGGAAAGTCAACAAGAAGCTGTCTCAGAAACCTTAAAGGCCATGCAAAGCATCAGCGACAGATTCAAGGAACAGGAGTCGACACATGGGGGCACCAGATCTAAGTCTAGCAGAGCAACGACAAGAGTCAAATCTGCGTCCGTCATTAAGTCTTGA